One genomic region from Frateuria soli encodes:
- a CDS encoding GNAT family N-acetyltransferase, translating to MPTPVVLQDAHVVLEPLRAEHVPSLEVAAADGELWRLWFTSVPAPGEMTAYVEKALAGQREGRMLPFAIRERGTGELVGSTRFYDLVDDPPRAAIGYTWYARRWQKSHLNTACKRLLLEHAFEHMGRVAVEFHTDGRNLDSQRAIERLGAQREGVLRAHKRRPDGSLRDTVCYSILDREWADVKRWLELRLARLAAR from the coding sequence ATGCCGACGCCGGTCGTGTTGCAGGACGCGCACGTGGTGCTCGAGCCGCTGCGTGCCGAACACGTTCCTTCGCTCGAGGTTGCCGCCGCGGACGGCGAGTTGTGGCGCCTGTGGTTCACCTCGGTGCCGGCGCCGGGCGAAATGACCGCCTACGTGGAGAAGGCCCTGGCCGGGCAGCGGGAGGGGCGGATGCTGCCGTTCGCGATCCGCGAGCGCGGCACGGGCGAGCTGGTCGGCAGCACGCGCTTCTACGACCTGGTCGACGATCCGCCGCGCGCGGCCATTGGCTACACCTGGTACGCCAGGCGATGGCAGAAGAGCCACCTCAACACCGCCTGCAAGCGGTTGCTGCTGGAGCATGCGTTCGAGCACATGGGGCGCGTCGCGGTCGAGTTCCATACCGACGGGCGCAACCTCGACTCGCAACGGGCGATCGAGCGACTGGGGGCGCAGCGCGAAGGCGTGTTGCGCGCGCACAAGCGGCGGCCGGATGGCAGCCTGCGCGATACCGTGTGCTATTCGATCCTCGATCGGGAATGGGCCGACGTGAAGCGCTGGCTCGAACTGCGGCTGGCGCGGCTGGCGGCGCGGTAG
- a CDS encoding REP-associated tyrosine transposase, translating to MPDFPTAGRRALRKGRVSRHGQVYLITTTTACRRPLFAAEGPARTACLALTDPSNRADAALLAWVLMPDHWHGLLQLGDEPLGGVINRLKAGATRALRMKHLVEGPVWDRGYHDHALRADEDVRNAARYLVANPLRAGLATHVLDYPYWNAVWL from the coding sequence ATGCCCGACTTTCCCACCGCCGGTCGCAGGGCCCTGCGCAAGGGCCGCGTGTCGCGCCATGGGCAGGTGTACCTGATCACCACGACAACCGCCTGTCGTCGGCCGCTGTTCGCAGCGGAGGGGCCTGCGCGAACCGCGTGTCTCGCGCTGACCGATCCGTCCAACCGCGCGGATGCCGCATTGCTCGCCTGGGTCCTGATGCCCGACCACTGGCATGGCCTGCTGCAACTGGGCGATGAACCGCTGGGCGGCGTGATCAATCGCCTCAAGGCCGGCGCCACCCGCGCACTACGCATGAAACACCTCGTGGAGGGCCCGGTCTGGGACCGGGGCTACCACGACCATGCGTTGCGCGCGGACGAAGACGTCCGCAACGCTGCCCGCTATCTGGTCGCCAACCCGCTGCGTGCCGGCCTGGCGACCCATGTCCTGGACTATCCCTACTGGAACGCCGTGTGGTTGTAG
- a CDS encoding DMT family transporter, which translates to MDTPRLDGRTLALIGVALVTWSSAYAAIAFALPAFTPGEVAFARLGIGSLCFALWLLAKRPALPARRDWPQLAALGVVGLTVYHMALNYAETRIASGTAAILISLVPAATAALSALWLRERLPARTLAGLGVALVGVVMVVLASGKQVKFEPMAALVLLSVAASAIYFVGQKPLFARSSVFGVTAFTFFAGTLGALPFATHLPQALAAAPWPRIGALLWLGLAPTFVGYIAWNIAIHRSSASQVSSFIYFSPPIAVLIGWFWLGERPGLLTLVGGAVTVGGVILANVRGRAAPRPMARPVACKQP; encoded by the coding sequence ATGGATACCCCCCGCCTGGACGGGCGGACGCTGGCCCTGATCGGCGTCGCCCTGGTCACTTGGTCGTCGGCCTATGCCGCGATCGCCTTCGCCCTGCCGGCCTTCACGCCGGGCGAGGTGGCGTTCGCGCGCCTGGGCATAGGCTCGCTCTGTTTCGCGCTGTGGCTGCTGGCCAAGCGGCCGGCGCTGCCGGCCAGGCGCGACTGGCCGCAGCTGGCCGCGCTGGGCGTGGTCGGGCTGACCGTCTACCACATGGCGCTCAACTACGCCGAAACGCGCATCGCCAGCGGCACCGCGGCGATCCTGATCTCGCTGGTGCCGGCGGCCACCGCGGCGCTGTCCGCGCTGTGGCTGCGCGAGCGGCTGCCGGCGCGCACGCTGGCCGGCCTGGGCGTGGCGCTGGTGGGCGTGGTGATGGTGGTGCTGGCCAGCGGCAAGCAGGTGAAGTTCGAGCCGATGGCCGCGCTGGTACTGCTCAGCGTGGCGGCCTCGGCGATCTATTTCGTGGGGCAGAAGCCGCTGTTCGCCCGGTCGAGCGTGTTCGGCGTCACCGCCTTCACCTTCTTCGCCGGCACGCTGGGCGCGCTGCCGTTCGCCACCCACCTGCCGCAGGCGCTGGCCGCCGCGCCGTGGCCGCGGATCGGCGCGCTGCTGTGGCTGGGCCTCGCGCCGACCTTCGTCGGCTACATCGCCTGGAACATCGCCATCCACCGCAGCTCGGCCTCGCAGGTGTCCAGCTTCATCTATTTCTCGCCGCCGATCGCGGTGCTGATCGGCTGGTTCTGGCTCGGCGAGCGGCCCGGGTTGCTGACCCTGGTCGGCGGTGCCGTGACCGTCGGCGGCGTGATCCTGGCCAACGTGCGCGGTCGCGCCGCCCCGCGCCCCATGGCCCGGCCCGTCGCCTGCAAACAGCCCTGA
- a CDS encoding glutathione S-transferase family protein, with protein MQLYIANKNYSSWSLRPWLLLVEQGIPFEERLVALQDGSSWDAFRAFAPNGKVPCLRDGDTVVWDSLAIVEYLAERHPGVWPSDAKARAWARCASAEMHSGFAALRSTCPMNCAVRVDLHGIDAPLQRDLARLAELWGEGLARFGGPFLAGEAFSAVDAFFAPVAWRILSYRLPLDDASLAYARRLRDLPGMQRWYAAALAETVRLKDSEDTARRVGTLREDLRAPA; from the coding sequence ATGCAGCTCTACATCGCCAACAAGAACTATTCGTCCTGGTCGTTGCGGCCGTGGCTGCTGCTGGTCGAGCAGGGCATCCCCTTCGAGGAACGCCTGGTCGCGCTGCAGGACGGCTCCAGCTGGGACGCCTTCCGCGCCTTCGCGCCCAACGGCAAGGTGCCGTGCCTGCGCGACGGCGACACGGTGGTGTGGGATTCGCTGGCGATCGTCGAGTATCTGGCCGAGCGCCACCCGGGCGTATGGCCCTCCGATGCGAAGGCGCGTGCCTGGGCCCGCTGCGCCAGCGCCGAGATGCATTCGGGCTTCGCCGCCCTGCGCAGCACCTGCCCGATGAACTGTGCCGTGCGGGTGGACCTGCATGGCATCGATGCGCCGCTCCAGCGCGATCTCGCGCGCCTGGCCGAACTGTGGGGCGAGGGCCTTGCGCGCTTCGGCGGACCGTTCCTGGCGGGCGAGGCGTTCAGCGCGGTGGATGCGTTCTTCGCCCCGGTCGCCTGGCGCATCCTGAGCTACCGCCTGCCGCTGGACGACGCCTCGCTCGCCTACGCCCGGCGCCTGCGCGACCTGCCGGGCATGCAGCGCTGGTACGCCGCGGCGCTCGCCGAAACCGTGCGGCTGAAGGACAGCGAGGACACCGCGCGCCGCGTCGGCACGCTGCGCGAGGACCTGCGCGCGCCAGCCTGA
- a CDS encoding DUF2249 domain-containing protein gives MHANLNPEENIHIFDARGIARRFRHSAIFGALGALRSGETMRFINDHDPIPLLTQLRERFGDYLTVNYRERGPNGVVVDFGIVGLPGE, from the coding sequence ATGCACGCCAACCTCAATCCCGAAGAGAACATCCACATCTTCGATGCGCGCGGCATCGCCCGCCGCTTCCGCCATTCGGCGATCTTCGGCGCGCTCGGCGCGCTGCGCTCCGGCGAGACGATGCGCTTCATCAACGACCACGATCCGATTCCCCTGCTGACGCAACTGCGCGAGCGCTTCGGTGACTATCTGACGGTGAACTACCGCGAGCGCGGCCCCAATGGCGTGGTAGTCGATTTCGGCATCGTCGGCCTGCCTGGCGAATAG
- the ttcA gene encoding tRNA 2-thiocytidine(32) synthetase TtcA, which yields MPTVLPDTRADRKRAHEAARRARRLRRQVGQAIVDFQMIEDGDRVMVCLSGGKDSYTLLDMLLSLQARAPVRFELVAVNLDQKQPGFPAHVLPGYLTARGVPFHIIEQDTYSTVTRVIPEGKTMCSLCSRLRRGALYHWAAENGITRIALGHHRDDILATFFLNLFHGASLKAMPPKLRSDDGRHVVIRPLAYCRESDIAEYARERAFPIIPCNLCGSQENMQRKAIGRMLQEWDVQHPGRCETIFRALGNVVPSQLADRKLFDFAALGAREGAPRADVHGWLAGEPAGAIGPDEDV from the coding sequence ATGCCCACCGTTCTTCCCGACACCCGCGCCGATCGCAAGCGGGCCCACGAGGCCGCGCGGCGTGCCAGGCGCCTGCGCCGCCAGGTCGGTCAGGCGATCGTCGATTTCCAGATGATCGAGGACGGCGACCGCGTGATGGTCTGCCTGTCCGGCGGCAAGGATTCCTACACGCTGCTGGACATGCTGCTGTCGCTCCAGGCCAGGGCGCCGGTGCGCTTCGAGCTGGTCGCGGTGAACCTGGACCAGAAGCAGCCCGGCTTCCCGGCGCACGTGTTGCCCGGCTACCTCACCGCGCGGGGCGTGCCGTTCCACATCATCGAGCAGGACACCTACAGCACGGTCACCCGCGTGATCCCCGAGGGCAAGACCATGTGCAGCCTGTGTTCGCGGCTGCGCCGCGGCGCGCTGTATCACTGGGCGGCGGAAAACGGCATCACGCGCATCGCGCTGGGCCATCACCGCGACGACATCCTGGCGACCTTCTTCCTGAACCTGTTCCACGGCGCCAGCCTCAAGGCGATGCCGCCCAAGCTGCGCTCGGACGATGGCCGGCACGTGGTGATCCGGCCACTGGCCTACTGCCGCGAGAGCGACATCGCCGAGTACGCGCGCGAACGCGCCTTCCCGATCATCCCGTGCAACCTCTGCGGTTCGCAGGAGAACATGCAGCGCAAGGCGATCGGCCGCATGCTGCAGGAATGGGATGTCCAGCACCCCGGCCGGTGCGAGACCATCTTCCGCGCGCTGGGCAACGTGGTGCCCTCGCAACTGGCCGATCGCAAGCTGTTCGACTTCGCCGCGCTCGGTGCGCGCGAAGGCGCCCCGCGCGCCGACGTGCATGGCTGGCTGGCCGGCGAGCCGGCTGGCGCGATCGGGCCCGATGAAGACGTCTAG
- a CDS encoding M48 family metallopeptidase, translated as MAAELQGDWLELATASGSTIRVLKAAHPRARRLRLTVTPKGARVSYPNGTHPSQVSAFLRSHAEWLERKLDELNLIIKPLPALRVGHATEFPLRGETVLLDWAEGPYPRVESFDGGLTLVIPRPHTRALPVARGLLASHFEAQMRRDVSRWMAGYVPQLGLAPTSLRIRPMKSLWGSLDTRDRINLDLALALAPPAALRYVLAHELCHLKVRSHAPRFWALVATLFPNWREQRDWLRVNGATLKAELDRLVADVAD; from the coding sequence ATGGCAGCAGAACTTCAAGGCGATTGGCTGGAACTGGCAACGGCGAGCGGCAGCACGATCCGCGTGCTCAAGGCCGCGCATCCGCGCGCGCGGCGCCTGCGCCTGACGGTCACGCCCAAGGGCGCCCGGGTGTCCTATCCCAACGGCACCCACCCCTCGCAGGTCAGCGCCTTCCTGCGCAGCCATGCCGAGTGGCTGGAGCGCAAGCTCGACGAGCTCAACCTGATCATCAAACCGCTGCCGGCCCTGCGCGTGGGGCACGCGACCGAGTTCCCGCTGCGCGGCGAGACCGTCCTGCTGGACTGGGCCGAGGGCCCGTATCCGCGGGTGGAGTCCTTCGACGGTGGCCTGACCCTGGTAATCCCCCGCCCGCACACCCGCGCCCTGCCGGTCGCGCGCGGCCTGCTCGCCTCGCACTTCGAGGCGCAGATGCGCCGCGATGTCTCGCGCTGGATGGCCGGCTACGTGCCGCAACTCGGCCTGGCGCCCACCTCGCTGCGCATCCGCCCGATGAAGAGCCTGTGGGGCAGCCTGGACACGCGCGACCGCATCAACCTGGACCTCGCCCTCGCGCTGGCGCCGCCGGCCGCGCTGCGCTACGTGCTGGCGCACGAGCTGTGCCACCTCAAGGTGCGCAGCCATGCGCCGCGGTTCTGGGCCCTGGTTGCCACGCTGTTCCCCAACTGGCGCGAACAGCGCGACTGGCTGCGCGTCAACGGCGCCACGCTCAAAGCCGAGCTGGATCGCCTCGTCGCCGACGTCGCCGATTGA
- a CDS encoding YdcH family protein, whose amino-acid sequence MQAQDPIQIAHRLAELRQEHRDLDAAISHMATHPARDELQLTRLKKRKLLLKDAIARLESKMIPDLDA is encoded by the coding sequence ATGCAGGCCCAGGACCCCATCCAGATCGCCCACCGCCTGGCCGAATTGCGCCAGGAGCACCGCGACCTGGACGCGGCGATCAGCCACATGGCCACGCACCCGGCCCGGGACGAACTGCAACTGACGCGGCTGAAGAAGCGCAAGCTGCTGCTCAAGGACGCCATCGCGCGGCTGGAGAGCAAGATGATCCCGGACCTGGACGCCTGA
- a CDS encoding aromatic amino acid transaminase, giving the protein MSHFASVEMAPGDPILGLTEAYLADKRAQKVNLGVGIYVDEQGHIPLMRAVREVEQALAAQAKPRGYLPIDGLAAYDLLTQELLFGDDSPLLEAGRVATAQTIGGSGALRVGADLLKKVLPKARIAISSPSWENHRVVFGNAGFEIVDYRYYDAATHGLDFAGMLEDLGRLEPGNVVLLHACCHNPTGVDLDAQQWQQVVDLVKARDLLPFIDIAYQGFDEGIDADATAIRLFAASGIEAFVVASSYSKSFSLYGERVGALSMVGADRDEALRLRAKIKQTIRANYSSPATHGGALVAGVLGSPDLRAMWEAELAGMRERIHAMRAGLVEKLAAHGAPQFAFIQQQAGMFSYSGLSRAQVDRLREEYGIYALGTGRICVAALNRGNLDYVAEAVAAVSR; this is encoded by the coding sequence GTGTCCCACTTTGCTTCCGTTGAAATGGCTCCGGGCGATCCGATCCTCGGTCTTACCGAGGCCTACCTCGCCGACAAGCGTGCGCAGAAGGTCAACCTGGGCGTGGGCATCTATGTCGACGAGCAAGGCCACATCCCGCTGATGCGCGCGGTGCGCGAGGTGGAGCAGGCGCTCGCGGCGCAGGCCAAGCCGCGCGGCTACCTGCCGATCGACGGCCTGGCGGCCTATGACCTTTTGACCCAGGAACTGCTGTTCGGCGACGACTCGCCGTTGCTCGAGGCCGGCCGCGTGGCCACCGCGCAGACCATCGGCGGCAGCGGCGCGCTGCGCGTGGGCGCGGACCTGCTCAAGAAGGTGCTGCCGAAGGCGCGCATCGCGATCAGCAGCCCGAGCTGGGAAAACCACCGGGTGGTGTTCGGCAACGCCGGCTTCGAGATCGTCGACTACCGCTACTACGACGCCGCCACCCACGGCCTGGACTTCGCCGGCATGCTGGAGGACCTCGGCAGGCTCGAGCCGGGCAACGTGGTGCTGCTGCATGCCTGTTGCCACAACCCGACCGGCGTGGACCTCGATGCGCAGCAGTGGCAGCAGGTGGTCGACCTGGTCAAGGCGCGCGACCTGCTGCCATTCATCGACATCGCCTACCAGGGCTTCGACGAAGGCATCGACGCCGACGCCACGGCGATCCGCCTGTTCGCCGCCTCCGGCATCGAGGCATTCGTGGTGGCCAGTTCCTATTCGAAGTCGTTCTCGCTGTACGGCGAGCGCGTGGGCGCGCTGTCGATGGTCGGTGCCGACCGCGACGAGGCCCTGCGGCTGCGCGCCAAGATCAAGCAGACCATCCGTGCCAACTACTCCAGTCCCGCCACCCACGGCGGTGCGCTGGTCGCCGGCGTGCTGGGCAGCCCCGACCTGCGCGCGATGTGGGAGGCGGAGCTGGCCGGCATGCGCGAGCGCATCCACGCGATGCGCGCAGGGCTGGTCGAAAAGCTGGCCGCGCACGGCGCGCCGCAGTTCGCCTTCATCCAGCAGCAGGCCGGCATGTTCTCCTACTCGGGCCTGTCCCGCGCCCAGGTCGACCGCCTGCGCGAGGAGTACGGCATCTACGCGCTGGGCACCGGCCGCATCTGCGTGGCCGCGCTCAACCGCGGCAACCTCGACTACGTGGCCGAGGCCGTCGCGGCGGTGAGCCGCTAG
- the ubiE gene encoding bifunctional demethylmenaquinone methyltransferase/2-methoxy-6-polyprenyl-1,4-benzoquinol methylase UbiE has product MSEQSKTTHFGFRDVPVGEKQKLVGQVFTSVARNYDLMNDLMSLGVHRLWKRHFVAISGVRRGDRVLDLAGGTGDIAALLKPVVGDEGEVVVGDINAAMLGVGRDRLTDRGLVGGLRWAQLNAECLPFPDNSFDAVTMAFGLRNVTDKDKALADICRVLKPGGRALVLEFSRVQSELFGKLYDFHSFKVLPRLGRLFAGDADSYQYLAESIRKHPDQQTLKGMMEAAGFGRVEVRNLTNGIVAIHKAWKL; this is encoded by the coding sequence ATGAGCGAGCAGTCCAAAACCACCCATTTCGGCTTCCGCGACGTCCCCGTGGGCGAGAAGCAGAAGCTGGTCGGCCAGGTATTCACCTCGGTCGCGCGCAACTACGACCTGATGAACGACCTGATGTCGCTCGGCGTCCATCGGTTGTGGAAGCGCCATTTCGTGGCGATCAGCGGCGTGCGCCGTGGCGACCGCGTGCTGGACCTGGCCGGCGGCACCGGCGACATCGCCGCGCTGCTCAAGCCGGTGGTCGGTGACGAGGGCGAAGTGGTGGTGGGCGACATCAACGCCGCCATGCTCGGCGTCGGCCGCGACCGGCTGACCGATCGCGGCCTGGTCGGCGGCCTGCGCTGGGCGCAGTTGAACGCCGAGTGCCTGCCCTTCCCCGACAACAGTTTCGATGCCGTGACCATGGCCTTCGGCCTGCGCAACGTCACCGACAAGGACAAGGCGCTGGCCGACATCTGCCGCGTGCTCAAGCCCGGCGGCCGCGCGCTGGTGCTGGAGTTCTCGCGCGTGCAGAGCGAGCTGTTCGGCAAGCTCTACGATTTCCATTCGTTCAAGGTGCTGCCCAGGCTCGGCCGGCTGTTCGCCGGCGACGCCGACAGCTACCAGTACCTGGCCGAGTCGATCCGCAAGCACCCGGACCAGCAGACGCTCAAGGGCATGATGGAAGCGGCCGGTTTCGGCCGCGTGGAGGTGCGCAACCTCACCAACGGCATCGTCGCCATCCACAAGGCCTGGAAGCTCTAG
- a CDS encoding recombination-associated protein RdgC, whose product MFFRNLTLFRFSPAVAEDLSRLDEALGEHRLRPCGPLEMFTKGFVPPIGRGEEAALTHAVKHCTWVSVGGEDKLLPAAVVNDELHRRVQKIAEEEGRKVGGRERKRMKEDLLNELLPRAFVRSSRMSAYVDRQHGWLVLDTSSRKSAENALTQMREALGSFPAVPLAPEEGPRVLMTDWLANGTLPAGLSLGDEVELRDPGSNTGAIARCRRQDLESEEIKEHLRNGKQVFQLGLVFDDRISFVLGEDLILRKLKLLDVVTDELADSAPDAAAELDARFALFTLEVERLLAKLEEWFGLPRPKDA is encoded by the coding sequence ATGTTCTTCCGCAACCTCACGCTGTTCCGCTTTTCCCCCGCCGTCGCCGAAGACCTCTCCCGCCTGGACGAAGCGCTCGGCGAGCACCGCCTGCGCCCGTGCGGCCCGCTGGAAATGTTCACCAAGGGCTTCGTGCCGCCGATCGGCCGCGGCGAGGAAGCCGCGCTCACCCACGCGGTCAAGCACTGCACCTGGGTTTCCGTCGGCGGCGAGGACAAGCTGCTGCCGGCCGCCGTGGTCAACGACGAACTGCACCGCCGCGTGCAGAAGATCGCCGAGGAAGAAGGCCGCAAGGTCGGCGGGCGCGAACGCAAGCGCATGAAGGAGGACCTGCTCAACGAACTGCTGCCGCGCGCGTTCGTGCGCAGCTCGCGCATGTCCGCCTACGTCGACCGCCAGCACGGCTGGCTGGTGCTGGACACCTCCAGCCGCAAGTCCGCCGAAAACGCGCTCACCCAGATGCGCGAGGCGCTGGGCAGCTTCCCGGCGGTGCCGCTGGCGCCGGAGGAAGGCCCGCGCGTACTGATGACCGACTGGCTCGCCAACGGCACCCTCCCGGCCGGCCTCAGCCTCGGCGACGAGGTCGAACTGCGCGACCCCGGCAGCAACACCGGCGCCATCGCCCGCTGCCGCCGGCAGGACCTGGAGAGCGAGGAAATCAAGGAACACCTGCGCAACGGCAAGCAGGTGTTCCAGCTGGGCCTGGTGTTCGACGACCGCATCAGTTTCGTGCTGGGCGAGGACCTGATCCTGCGCAAGCTCAAGCTGCTGGACGTGGTGACCGACGAACTGGCCGACAGCGCCCCCGACGCCGCCGCCGAACTGGACGCCCGCTTCGCCCTGTTCACGCTGGAAGTCGAGCGCCTGCTGGCCAAGCTGGAAGAGTGGTTCGGCCTGCCGCGCCCCAAGGACGCCTGA
- a CDS encoding Lrp/AsnC family transcriptional regulator, with translation MAFVSKPELDARDWQLLEALQQDARQGYAELGRHVGLSAPAVAERVKRLEEAGIIAGYRAVIDPKRLGYSIDAMIRLRCDGGVCARIGALVTDVPEVLECRRLAGEDSALLHVVALSVAHLEAVLDRLLKIHPSVSTTTLVVLQTPHANRPLTRAMWQAAHAVEG, from the coding sequence ATGGCCTTCGTATCGAAACCTGAACTGGACGCCCGCGACTGGCAGCTGCTCGAAGCCCTCCAGCAGGACGCCCGCCAGGGCTACGCCGAACTGGGGCGCCACGTCGGCCTGTCCGCGCCGGCGGTGGCCGAGCGGGTCAAGCGACTGGAGGAAGCCGGCATCATCGCCGGCTACCGCGCCGTCATCGATCCGAAACGGCTGGGCTACAGCATCGACGCGATGATCCGCCTGCGCTGCGACGGCGGCGTCTGCGCGCGCATCGGCGCGCTGGTGACCGATGTTCCCGAGGTCCTGGAGTGCCGCCGGCTGGCCGGCGAGGATTCGGCGCTGCTGCACGTGGTGGCGCTGTCGGTGGCCCACCTGGAGGCGGTGCTCGACCGGCTGCTGAAGATCCATCCCAGCGTGAGCACGACCACGCTGGTGGTGTTGCAGACGCCGCACGCCAACCGGCCACTGACGCGCGCGATGTGGCAGGCGGCGCACGCGGTGGAGGGCTGA
- the acpA gene encoding acid phosphatase produces the protein MSDLPLPPDADGQPTDPQRRRLLGGLAAAGAGLALGGAGADAVAGAKAAALPPARLDALLRRHIQRVVVIYAENRSFNNLFANFPGVAEPLDALRPEQYLQRDRDGSVLKQLPPVWHGVAPHEQVVNHRRYLVRQEDITGLPNAPWALRTGAGEPLPQGVVTRDLWHRFYENQRQINGGRNDGFVAWGDSGALVMGYYGDNAANLRLWQLARQYTLCDHFFMGAFGGSFLNHQYLVAAQPPYYPHADQSPARFNIAQTVSGKATDIHLKLAHDSPASAMQGKPETLTPNSLTPDFWAVNTMGPPYVPGFSKDPNDPTHADPDSANTLVPQKHATIGDVLSEAGVDWAWYAGGWKLALEGKGDGDQADFPQRPNFQPHHQPFNYFTAYAPGTAARAKHLRDAGVGETAETNHFLAAVAAGTLPTVTFYKPQGDLNMHAGYSDVDAGDRHVMTVIEALQKSPAWPSLLVIVTVDENGGWWDHVAPPKGDRWGPGSRIPAIIVSPHAKKGHVDHTVYDTGSIARFLTRRFGLRKLPGLTLREESMRAAGGPPPGDLTAALQFEEA, from the coding sequence ATGTCCGACCTGCCCCTGCCCCCCGACGCCGACGGGCAACCGACCGATCCGCAACGACGCCGTCTGCTGGGTGGCCTGGCCGCGGCGGGCGCCGGGCTGGCGCTGGGCGGTGCCGGGGCCGATGCGGTGGCCGGCGCGAAGGCGGCCGCCCTCCCGCCGGCCAGGCTCGACGCGCTGCTGCGCAGGCACATCCAGCGCGTGGTGGTGATCTACGCGGAGAACCGCAGCTTCAACAACCTGTTCGCCAATTTCCCGGGCGTGGCCGAACCGCTCGACGCGCTCAGGCCCGAGCAGTACCTGCAGCGTGACCGCGACGGCTCGGTACTCAAGCAGCTGCCGCCGGTGTGGCATGGCGTGGCGCCGCACGAGCAGGTGGTCAACCACCGCCGGTACCTGGTGCGCCAGGAGGACATCACCGGCCTGCCCAACGCGCCGTGGGCGCTGCGTACCGGCGCCGGCGAGCCGCTCCCGCAGGGGGTGGTCACGCGCGACCTGTGGCACCGCTTCTACGAGAACCAGCGCCAGATCAACGGCGGCAGGAACGACGGCTTCGTCGCCTGGGGCGACTCGGGCGCGCTGGTGATGGGCTACTACGGCGACAACGCCGCCAACCTGCGGCTATGGCAACTGGCGCGCCAGTACACCTTGTGCGACCACTTTTTCATGGGCGCCTTCGGCGGCTCGTTCCTCAACCACCAGTACCTGGTCGCCGCACAGCCGCCCTATTACCCGCACGCGGACCAGAGCCCCGCACGCTTCAACATCGCGCAGACGGTCAGCGGCAAGGCTACCGACATCCATCTCAAGCTCGCCCACGACTCGCCCGCCAGCGCGATGCAGGGCAAGCCCGAGACGCTGACGCCCAACTCGCTGACGCCGGACTTCTGGGCGGTCAACACGATGGGCCCGCCCTACGTGCCGGGTTTCTCCAAGGACCCGAACGATCCCACCCATGCCGATCCCGACAGCGCCAACACGCTGGTGCCGCAGAAGCACGCCACCATCGGCGACGTGCTCTCCGAGGCGGGCGTGGACTGGGCGTGGTACGCCGGCGGCTGGAAACTGGCGCTCGAAGGCAAGGGCGACGGCGACCAGGCGGACTTCCCGCAACGACCCAACTTCCAGCCGCACCACCAGCCGTTCAACTACTTCACCGCGTATGCGCCGGGCACGGCGGCCCGCGCGAAACACCTGCGCGACGCCGGCGTGGGCGAGACGGCCGAGACCAACCACTTCCTCGCCGCGGTGGCGGCCGGCACGCTGCCCACGGTGACCTTCTACAAGCCGCAGGGCGACCTCAACATGCACGCCGGCTATTCCGACGTGGACGCGGGCGACCGCCACGTCATGACCGTGATCGAGGCGCTGCAGAAATCCCCGGCATGGCCCAGCCTGCTGGTGATCGTCACGGTCGACGAGAACGGCGGCTGGTGGGACCACGTGGCGCCGCCCAAGGGCGACCGCTGGGGACCGGGCTCGCGCATCCCGGCGATCATCGTGTCGCCGCATGCGAAGAAGGGGCACGTGGACCACACGGTGTACGACACCGGCTCCATCGCCCGCTTCCTGACCCGCCGCTTCGGCCTGCGCAAGCTGCCCGGGCTGACCCTGCGCGAGGAGTCCATGCGCGCCGCCGGCGGTCCGCCGCCGGGCGATCTCACCGCCGCATTGCAGTTCGAGGAAGCGTGA